A segment of the Helicobacter sp. 'house sparrow 1' genome:
TATTTATATGCAAAAACCCACACAAGTATCTGCAGTTTTCACCCAAAATAAATTTCAAGCAGCACCAATTGTTTATTTTAAAAATTTTATTGCTAAAAAGGAGAGTAATTTTATTCTCATTAACACAAAAAATGCAAATGCAATGACAGGAGATAGGGGTGTTGAAGATGTAAAAGAAATAATGGAGTATTTGAAACAAACTCATCCTCATATTCAAAATCCAATTATGTGTAGTACAGGTGTTATCGGCGTGTATTTACCCAAAGAAAAAATTAAGGATTCTTTTTCAAAAATTAAATTTCAAAATCAAGATGAACAATCTCATAACCGCGCAGCCAAAGCAATAATGACAACGGATCGATATGAAAAAGAAATTGCATTTGAAGTAATTTTAGAAGATGGTAGTAGTTTTAGAATTGGTGCGATGGCAAAGGGTGCTGGAATGATACAGCCCTCAATGGCTACAATGCTTTGTTTTATTAGCACGGATGCAAAAATTCCACAAGAAGAAGCTCAAGAAATTTTAGAAGAATGTGTGCAAAAAACATTCAATGCAATTAGCGTAGATGGTGATATGAGCACAAATGATACTGTAATGTTAATGCAAAATGGTTTTTCTCAAGCCTATGATAAACTAGCTTTTAAACAAGCTTTATTGATGGCAATGGATAAACTTGCTAGAGACATTGTTGCAGATGGAGAGGGGGCAACAAAATTAGTTGCTTTTAAGATTAAAGGAGCCAAGGATGATAGGGAAGCTCAAAAAGTTGCAAAGGCATTAGCTAATTCCTTGTTGGTAAAAACAGCAATTTTTGGAAATGATCCAAACTGGGGGAGAATAGCCTCGACAATTGGAGCTAGTCAAGTGGATTGTGATGCAAAAAAATTAAGCATAAAAATAGGGGGCGTTTTGATTTATGATAAGGGTGAAATTTTATTTGATAAACAGCAAGAAGAGCTAGCAAGTCTTCAAATGAAAAAAGAATCTTTTATGGTTGAGTGTGATCTTGGCATAGGAGAAGGAGAATTCATAGCCTATGGGTGTGATTTAGGCTATGAATATGTAAAGATTAATGCGGATTATAGGAGTTAAGTCTTATTGTTTAAGACTTAATAGGGTATTTAAAACCTGATCTGAAGTGGTTACTGCTTTTGAGTTTGCTTGAAAGCCTCTTTGGACAACAATAAGTTGAGTAAGACTTCTGCTTAAATCCACATTACTCATTTCAAGTTTTGAGCCAGAAACGCTTCCTCTTCTTCCGGTATTTGCAGCTCCTATCATTGCTTGACCTGAGTTGCCTGTAGCAGAAAATACATTGCCACCCTCTGCTTGAAGTCCAGCATTGTTAGAGAAGTTTGCAAGTGCAACTTGCGCTAAGGCAAGAGTTCTTCCATTGCTAAAACCTCCAAGTAGAGTTCCATTAGAATCAAATCTCACATCAATGAGATCCCCAGCTTGATAACCATCCTGATTGATAGCATAAGTCTCTGATTGTTTATCCACACTTGTAAGACCACCAAATCCACCACTTTTTCCAAAAGATAGGTCGATTCTTTGAGGAGTGTTGGCCCCATTTTTTGGATCAAATTGTAAAACTTGAGGATTCATACTTGCCAAACTACCATCGCTATTAAATTTTACTCTACCACCCTCAAAGATATTAGGCCTTGATGGGGAGCTTCCATAGAGTTCTGCAGGCTCTGGAACAATTGCCCTAAAACTCCATTCTGAACCACCACTTTTATAAAATTCAAATCTAATAGT
Coding sequences within it:
- the argJ gene encoding bifunctional glutamate N-acetyltransferase/amino-acid acetyltransferase ArgJ; translation: MFKILPIDGGICAPKGFVADGISAGLRNGDKLDVGYIYMQKPTQVSAVFTQNKFQAAPIVYFKNFIAKKESNFILINTKNANAMTGDRGVEDVKEIMEYLKQTHPHIQNPIMCSTGVIGVYLPKEKIKDSFSKIKFQNQDEQSHNRAAKAIMTTDRYEKEIAFEVILEDGSSFRIGAMAKGAGMIQPSMATMLCFISTDAKIPQEEAQEILEECVQKTFNAISVDGDMSTNDTVMLMQNGFSQAYDKLAFKQALLMAMDKLARDIVADGEGATKLVAFKIKGAKDDREAQKVAKALANSLLVKTAIFGNDPNWGRIASTIGASQVDCDAKKLSIKIGGVLIYDKGEILFDKQQEELASLQMKKESFMVECDLGIGEGEFIAYGCDLGYEYVKINADYRS